GCTGAAAGATCAGCTAATGCCAAAGATCCCAGACAACCTGCACGAGTAGCAGCAGCAACCATTTGTACAGTACTTACGCCAAACATCGGAGCCTGAATGATAGGATATGACATTCCTAATTTTTTACTGATTGTATCTGGCCAAAACATAGAAATTATTTTAAATAAAAAGATACAAAAAAATAAGAACAGCTCACTTTCAACAGAATATGATATTGCTCACTCCTGAACAGAAAATAAAATCCCCACAGATCCCACAAATTTCACAGATCAAAATCTGCGTTATCCGTGGAATCTGTGGGAATCCTATAATTTTGATTAAATATCTGCTACAGACTTCAGCATTTTCTGCTCCCATTCCGGATCTTTCGGATCAAAGAACAATCTTTTCCCTGTATCTAAAGAACGAACAATGTTAATTTCATCCGCCGTTAATTCAAAATTAAATACGTTAAAGTTTTCTTCAATTCTTGATGGAGTAACAGATTTTGGAATAACAACAAAACCTTCTTGTAAATGCCATCTTAAAATCACCTGAGCGACTGTTTTACCATATTTTTCAGCAATTGCTTTCAGATCAGTATTATTTAAAAGATCTGCATTTCCATTTCCAAGTGGACTCCAAGGCTGTGTTACAATATTATTTTCTCTGTCATAAACCTGCAATTCTTTTTGTTGAAATACCGGATGCAGCTCAATCTGGTTGATTACCGGAAGAATCGTTGAATTAGCCTTTAGTTCTTCAAGCTTTTCAATCGTAAAGTTACAAACACCGATTGCTTTGATCTTTCCTTCCTGATACAACTCTTCCAAAGCTTTCCATGTCCCAAGGAAATCACCATATGGCCAGTGAATAAGATACATATCCAGGTAATCCATCTGCAATCTATTCAATGTTCTCTGGAATGCGCTTTTTGCTTTTTCATACCCATGATCCTGAACCCAGACTTTAGAAGTAATGAACAATTCATCTCTGTCTACTCCACTATTTTTTACTGCAGTTCCTACAGCCGTTTCATTTTGGTAAATAGCTGCGGTATCAATCATTCTATATCCCGTCTGAATAGCTTTTATGACGGCATTTTCACATTCTTTCAGGTCTTCCATCTGCCATACCCCAAAGCCTAAAGCAGGAATATCCACTCCGTTATTTAAAGTTACTACAGGTTGTCCTGCGTAGGTTTTCTTTTGCATAAATCTTTATTTTAATGATTAATATAAAGTGATTAAACAAATTTGCGATAAAAAAACGGAATCTGTACTTACCAATTTTACTGTTTTTTGTTAAAAAATGTTATTTGATGAGTGTTTGAAATAGGTTGAAAAATGCGTAGATACAAAGATTTTATCGGCGATACAATGAATTCTGCATATTTAATTGCCACAGATGCACGAATAAAATTGTATATGAACCGTCTTATCTATAAAATCTATGTTGCTATGTGGTTTAATTTTTTTGAACCACATAGCAACATAGATGATAAATGCAGATAAAATTATTCGTGCATTGGTGGCGAAATATCATCAGCATCACACTACCGAAAATCTTCGATTTTCTTGCGCCTTAAGACAACATATTATTTAAAATTATTTCCGCCTTTGCGATTTCACAACCTCCAAATACTTACCACTCTATCTATGACTGGGTTCAAGCCTCTATTTTCCTTATTTTTGTATACATTTCAAATCATTTTACAGAAAAAGATGATCCAATTATTTACATGAGTTTGTAGATGGAAGAATATACTTTTAATAAAATTGCCCAAGATTCAGAGATCCCTTATGAATTGTTACTGTTAGCTGACGAAACCGTTGAAGCTATCAATCAATACATCTTTAACTGTGATATCTATCTGTTACATGACGGAACAGAAAACATTGCCGTTATGGCTTTATATAAAAACAGTGATACTGAACTGGAGATTAAAAATATTGCCGTAATTGAGAGCTACAGAAGCAAAGGAATCGGGAGTATTTTAATGAATAAAGCCAAAGAAATTGCCCGTGATCATCATTATAAAATACTGAGCGTAGGAACTTCAGACACAGGATTTCAACAGATCAGGTTTTATGAGAAAAATGGGTTCAAGAAAACAGGGATACGCGAAGATTTTTTTATCAAAAATTACCCATCCCCGATTTATGAAAATGGTATACAAATGAGAGATATGATCATTTTAGAATATATTTTACTTTGATCTTTCAACACTGTACATTACTCCTTTCTGCCCGTTAAAATCGAATTCCTTATCAAAGGTAAGTCCCAGCTTCTGCAATACTTTTATAGAAGCTATATTTTCAGACATTGCTCTGCCTACGATCTTTTTAAGATGTAACTTATCAAACCCATACTTCAGACAACCTGCTGCACTTTCCGTAGCTAATCCTTTGTTCCAGTTCCTTTCAAAAAATCTAAACCCAATATCTGTTTCGTCTTTAAATTTATCATATTTTAATCCACACCATCCCAGAAATTCAGTGTTTGATTTATCAATAACAGCCCATCTTCCATATCCATTCTCATGATAATCTCTATAGTTTTTCAAAAAAGCCAATGCTTCTTCCACATTTTCAAAAGATGAATCGCCTGTATATTGTATTACATTTGGATTTGAATTAAGCTCATAAAAATGATCAGCATCCTCAGTCGTTAACTCTCTTAAAAAAAGTCGGTTAGTTTCCAATATATTCTTCATTACACTGATTTAATCTTTACCCATTACCTTGCGAAATAATTCTTTAATATGTTCTATTTCAGATTGATAATTGGTCTTTTTTCGACATCCGAAATATAAGGTATTTTCCAACTTTTTCTTTCCTTCCCAGATTAGCTTCACTTCTCCACTTTCAATTGCATTCTTGCATAAAAAATCCGGAACAACGGCTAATCCAGAGCCTCCTTTCAGACAACGAATGATAGAATTGAGATTAGGAACAATATAGTTCGGTCGGAAATTCGGTTTATGACCAAAGTTTAAAGTCCAGAACTGGAAAAGATGTTCCATATCTCCGGTGGTTCCGTACCATTTTTCATTCTTTAGCCACGCTTCAATCTGTTCCGCATCTTTTGTTTTTAAAACCTTTTTAAAACTCTCAGTATCTACATCTTTTCCTCCCACCAAAATAATCTGTTCGGAAGAAAATGCTTCATGTTCAATATTAGGTGAAGATCCTTTTTTGGGAGTAATGATAAGATCTAAGATTCCTTTATCCAGCTGATCCAGCATTTCAGGATATTCTCCAAAGCTGATAATCAGATTGAAAGGCAAAGAAGAAACATATTGCTCTAAAGTCGTTTGAAAAGTTTCAAAACACATTCCCACACTGATTGTTGGAGTATGCTTTTCGGTAGATTTCTGAAAATTTTTCTCTACATCTTCCAGCTTAGTAAGTGGTTCTGCTATGGCATTAAATAATACTTTCCCTCTCTCTGTAGGAATCATTTTTCTACCCGTTCTGTCGAACAATTTGTATCCAACATAGGCTTCCAGCGAACCCAAATGTAAGCTTACTCCAGGCTGTGAAATAAATAGGGCATCCGCTGCACCTGTCAATGTTCCGGTTTTATAGATCGCCTTAAAAGTACGATACCATTCTAAATTGACCATGACTTATTTATTAATATTCTGATATAAAATTACAAAATAATTATAATACTAATATCATTTTTAAAATATAACAATTCGTTATTCATTTTAATAAAAATAAGGGTTCATCTATTTTTGTTTTAATAAGATCAGAACACCATAAGAGGGAAGCTAGTTTTATATTCCCCTCTTATATCTTCAGTCTCTTTATCTGAATTCAGATTATTTTAATGTCTGAATGATGACATTCTGAAACTTTTCTGGCTCATCTTTATGAATCTGATGTCCAGATTTTTCGAATAAGAATAAGTCTTTCTCAGGTGCTTTTACTTTTTGAAAATATTCAGTTGTAATTCTGGTAGAAGTTTGAATATCGTTTTTACCCACAAAAAAATAAATAGGACATTCTACCTTTTTTAAGGTTTTTGGAAGGTCGATATTCATGACTTCATTCCATGCAGGTGACCACGTTTTTGACCACTGTAGAAAACCTTTCTTGAAATCATCACCTGTTACATACTGTTTACCATCTTTATAAAAAAGCCATTTTCTTAAATAAAATAAATCTTCATCAACTTTGAAAGGAATCTGTACACTTGCCAATTCTTTACTGGCAACAGGATCTCCTTTAAAATGATCTTTTAAAATATTGAGCAATTCTTTTTCACTTGTCAATTGACTAACAACCGGATTGACTGCAAAATAAGCATATAAAAGTTCAGGATGATTTCTAACAATATAAAAACCTAAAGCATTTCCCCAAGAGCTCCCCAAGAGATATATCTTTTCCTGCTTTAATTCTTTTCTCAAAAAATTGATAACCTGATAGGTATCTTTCCCCATAAGGTCGACTGAAGGCTGAACAGGAGAAGGATTTAATTCAAGCGTCTTTCCGGCATCTCTCTGATCCCATTGAACAATGGTAAATTTATCTTTTAAAAGAGTTGTAAAAGATTCCGCATTTTTTCGCATTGAACTTCCCGGTCCACCTGATAAAAATAAAAGTACAGGTTTATCAGAGTCATTTGTTTTAATATCAATAGCTTGTTTTATCCCGCCAATCTCAGGGGTTAAGAGGGTATCAATTTTTACTTTCTGTAATTGTGCTAAACCAAGTACGGACATGAGTAAAAAAATAAAAAGATTTGCTTTTTTCATGATTTCTAAATTTTAATTTGACATTGATTCTAATTGTCTATTGCAAATATCCTTCAGAGAATTATTAAAAAAGTATCAATAAAAATAGTCGAACTCATTTTATTGAATAAAATGAGTTCGACTATCTACAAACGGAAGTACGAATAAATACAAAGTACTATATATCAATTAAATGAAAAGATTCCACTGATATATTTTATCACAATATGAAAAGATTATTTTGAATAAAAAACGGCCTTGATATGAACTTTTCAAAATAGAATATTATTTTCTTGAAGAAAAGTACGGGTCTTTTAATAGCGTACTCGTTCAAGAAAATAAACAAAAGTTAATTGATAGGAACAAACAAGTATAAAAACAGTATTCTAAAAAGGGAATAACCATCTTTTATTATTTTACTAAGATTTCTTTATTCCTTAAAAAGTCCGCATAATAATTAGGAATTCCACTCTCCTTGATCTGACGGGCAGTCTCTTCAATAGGATAGCTCAACTGCACCATTTCAGGAATGATCTTTTCTTCATCTAAAGTGAGTATGACATAAGAAGCTAATCTATTTTCTTCTTTAGAACGCCCTACAGAACCACAATTGATCGCCCATTTTTTATTTTCAAACTGTTTTGTAAATGACAAATGGGTATGTCCCATGATGACCACATTGGCTTTTGAATCTTCCAATATATTCATAAAGACCTCATCATTTTCCGATTCGTATAAATAGGTATCATTACTTTCCAGACTGGAATGCACCAACTGGATATTCCAATGTTTATTTCCTATTTTATAGTTTAATTTCAAATGAAATGGAAGTTCAGAAAGAAACTTTTTGTTTTCTTCTGTAATATGCTTTTTAGAATGATCGATGGCAATAAACCTTGCTTCCGTTTCTTCTTCAGAATGCTTAGACAAAGGAAAAACAGGCAGATCAAAAGCAATTCTTTCATCATGATTCCCCAGTATACAAGGTATATTCAAGCTTTTTATCCTTTCTATCACTTCATTTCCCCAGGGTGCAAAATCTACAAGATCACCCAGGCAAAACCTTTGAGAAATTCCTCTCTGTTCAATATCCTTCAACACCACTTCCAATGCCGGAAGATTCCCATGTATATCACTGAAAACTGCTATCTGTATCATTCTCTGTCAATTTGTTAATCAAATTTACAAGACAAACGGGAATTCCAATTCAGATATAACATGACATTTTACCATGAAACAGCAATTATTGAGAATGAATTTTTGCTTTGTAAAGTGAATCATCAATTGGCCTAATCTTGAATAATCACTAGCCATAAAAGCTAACAAACGAAAAGGATTCATATCTACAATAAGTATAAATATTCTGATACTTCACTATAAATTATATTATTTTAATTATACAAACATCTACTCTAACTTTGCAGAGTAAAATTTAAACAATCATAAAAAAATGAAAAAAGTACTCATCATTAACGGAGGCCAGAACTTCGGACATTCCGGAGGAAAATATAATCAGACTGTTGCAGAAAACACGTTATCCGTTCTTAATGAATTTGATAATGTAGAAGTAAAGATCACCAACGTAAGCGAAGGTTACGACAAACATGAAGAAGTAGAAAAATTTGTTTGGGCAGATTATATCATTTACCACACTCCTATCTGGTGGTTTCAGCTTCCTAACGGATTGAAAAAATATATAGATGAAGTTTTCACAGCAGGTCATGCCAGAGGTATTTATATGAGCGATGGCAGAAATGCAGCCAATCCAGAGATCAACTATGGTACTGGCGGAATGCTTGACGGAAGAAAATATATGCTAACAACAAGTTGGAATGCTCCTGCTACAGCCTTTACCCTTCCAGGTGAATTCTTCGATGAGAAAAGTGTAGATGATGGGCCTTTATTTGGATTCCACAGAATGAATGCCTTTGTATCCTTAGAAAAAATGGAAAGTTTCCACTTTCATGATGTGGAAAAAAATGCCAACATAGATCGTGATATGAAGCTTTACAGAGACCATGTGAAAAACGTATTTGAAAAAGAATTAAAATCAGAATTAGTATCATGAAAATTCATCTTACCGCAGTTATTAAAGCCAAAGAAGAACATCGTTCAGAAGTAGCAGAAGTTCTTCAGAATATGGTAAAAGAGACAAGAAAAGAAGAAGCTTGTGAACTCTATACCCTTCATCAAGGAATTGAAGATAAAAACCATTTTGTATTCTACGAAATCTGGAAAAGTGAAGAAGGATTAGCACAACATAATGAGCAACCTTATATTAAGGCATTTGGAGCTTTAATTAATGAAAAACTTCAGGAAAAACCCCAGATTTACATGACCAATCTTATTTAAAAATGAAAAAACTAACCCTTTTATTTCTTAGCCTTTTCACAATAGGATCTGTTCAGGCACAACATCAAAAATCTATTGATATGAAAAAGAAAATTTTATTTGTAGTAACCAGTCATGATAAAAAAGGAAATACTGAAGAAAAAACAGGCTACTATTTGGGAGAAGTTTCTCATCCATGGGAAGTACTTCATCATGCAGGATATGAAATTGACTTTGTAAGTCCTAAAGGAGGAACTCCGCCAGTAGACGGATTCGATTTAAAAGATCCTGTAAATAAAGAGTTCTGGGAAAACAAAGAATACAGAGATAAAATCGACCATTCTTTAAAGCCATCACAGGTAAACCCTAAAGACTATTCAACAATTTTCTACGCAGGTGGGCATGGAGCTATGTGGGATTTTGCAGATAATAAGGAATTGGCAGATATCGCTTCAACCATTTATGAAAATGGAGGAATTGTAGCAGGAGTATGTCACGGGCCTGCAGGTTTGGTGAATATCAAACTGAATAATGGGAAATATTTGGTAGAGGGGAAAAAGATCAATGCTTTTACCAATGAAGAAGAATCAGCTGTAAAATTAACAGATATTGTTCCTTTCTTATTAGAAAACAAATTAAAAGAAAGAGGAGCAAAATTTGAGAAATCCGGACTTTGGCAAAATCATGTCGTTGCAGATCAAAGAGTAATTACCGGACAAAATCCCCAATCCGCTAAAAGCGTTGGAGAAACAATTTTAAAAGAATTAAATAATAAATAAAAACAAAGAAAAATGGAATATAGAAGATTAGGAAACTCAGATTTAGAATTATCAACAATCACACACGGAGCTTTTGCCATCGGCGGTAATATGTGGGGTGGTAATGAAAAACAGGATTCTATTAACTCTATTCACGCCTCATTGGATCATGGAGTAACGTCTATTGATACAGCACCTTTTTATGGTTTTGGACTAAGTGAAGAAATGATTGGTGAAGCCATTAAAGGAAAAGATCGTTCAAAGATTCAACTGTTAACAAAGTTTGGTTTGGTATGGGACGGAAGCAACAACGAAAAGGGAGAATTTTTCTTTGATGCAGAAGATGAAGGCAAAACAATTCCAGTGTATAAATTCGCTTCTAAAGAAAACATCATTAAAGAAGTAGAAGAAAGTTTAAAAAGACTGGGAACAGATTATATCGACCTTTTACAGCTTCATTGGCCAGACAGTACCACAGCCATCAGTGAAACTATGGAAGCTATGGAATTATTGATCCAGCAAGGAAAAATTCGCGCTGCGGGGGTAAGTAACTATAGTGTTTCACAAATGGAAGAGGCTAACAGAACTATGAAATTAGCAAGCAATCAGGTTTCTTACAGTATGCTGAACCGTTCTATTGAAAGTGACCTTGTACCTTATTCTTTAGAAAACAATTCAGGAATCATCGTATACAGTCCAATGGAAAGAGGCCTATTGACAGGTAAATACTTCAAGAATAACAAGTTAAAAGACAATGATCACAGAAATGGTTATTTCTCACAATTTGATTTAAATAAAGTAAAAAATTTCCTGGAAAAAATAGAACCTATTGCTCAGGAAAAAGAAGCCAGCCTTTCTCAATTGGTATTAAGATGGACTACTTTACAACCAGCCATTACAGTCGTATTAGCCGGAGCCAGAAATGCAGAACAGGCTATTGATAATGCAAAAGCAATGGATATCAATCTTTCTCAGGAAGAATTAACATTCATCAACGCTGCTTTAAGCGAGATTTAATAATAAGCTGGGAGCTGGAAAAGGGAGGATGGAAGTACTTTCAGGTTATTGATAATTTTTCACTCCTTTGAACCCAATTATTATCAGGCTGTAAGATGGAAATATGAAGTTGAAACACTAGCGTGTAATGTTAGCTTACAGTCTGTAATTTGAATAATTACAACAACCTGATCAATAAAATATCACTTGCTTACAGACTTCAACAACGCCCCTCTTCCAGCTTCCAACTTCCCTTCTTATTTAACCTATACATCATAAAAAAATGAAAAAGAATCTGATCAAAATGTTCGGAGTAGTCACCCTATTGACTATAAACAGTATTTCATTAAACGCTCAAACCCTTATTAATCCAGAAGATCAATCATGGTATCCTTCTGCTTACGGAGCTCAGGATGAAATCGGAGCGGCTAATTTATTAACACCGGAAGTCGTAAAGCAAGCACTTGGATTGGTAAAACAAGGTAAAACATTAGCACTTGCCGTTCCTATTGATAAAAATTTACCCGCTTTCAGACACAGAAGTTTCAATCTATACAACATCCAACCCGGAGAACAAGGTGGAAAAAGCATAGGTCCTAACAAGTTTACATTCAACGACGAATTAGTCAATGGGTGGACCGGCGTAGGAACTCAACTGAATGGGATTGGACACATCGGGATTGATAATGTTTACTATAACGGAAATAAAGCAACTGATTTTGTAACTGTAGAAGGCGTAAAAAAGCTAGGTGTTGAAAAAGTACCTCCATTCGTTACCAGAGGTATAGTCCTTGATATGGTGGCTCATTATGGAAAAGCAATTGTGCCTGGTGGTACAGAATTTACCGTTGAAGATATCAAAACTGTTTTAAAGAAACAAAGTCTTACATTAAGAAAAGGAGATGTTATTCTTTTCAATACGGGGTGGCTTGAACTGATAGGCAAAGACAACAAACAGTTCTTAGAAACTGAACCGGGAATCGGAATGGATGCAGCCAAGTGGCTTGCCGATCAGGGCATTGTTGCTTTTGGTGGTGATACCTGGGCTTCTGAAGTATATCCAAATCCAAAAAGTAAAGAAGAATTTCCCATCAACCAATATATGCTGGCTAAAAAAGGAATCTATAATCTGGAACTGATTGACAGTCGTCCTTTGGTTAAGCAGAAAATTTGGGAGTTTTTATTTGTACTGGGGCAGCCTCTGTATGTAGGATCTACTCAAGTGAATGTAAACCCTGTCGCTATTTACTAAAGATAGAGATCTCGTTTAAAACCTATAACATACTATGAAAAAGAGAGACAACGTAATTCCGGTTTTGAAAAAATAAAACTAACCTTTAGAATTTATTTTTAGAATTAATATTTAATACAGGGTTACAATGTCATTTTGCTCCTTTCATTAAAATGGCCTTTCAAAATTGAAAGGCCATTTTGTTAAATAAAATAAATGTCTGTAAATGATGCTGGCTTCATTAATATCCCATTCCTAACTTCCAACATTCTTATGTTGTAATTATTTTGCAACGGGAAGATGAGTACTCACTGCAATCCTATTCCATGCATTGATGGTCACAATTGCCATAATAATCTGTGCAATCTGAGCTTCATCAAAGAATGTCTTAGCTTTTTGGTAGGTCTCCTCGGTTAATCCTTTATGGCTGATCAGGGTGATTTCCTCTGTCATGGCCAAAAGCACCTGCTCTTCTTCTGTAAAAAATTCTTTTGCTTCTGTCCATCCGTTAAGAATAAAAATTCTTTGAGGCGTTTCACCATATTTGATAGCATCTTTTGTATGCATATCAAGGCAGAAAGCACATTTATTGATCTGTGAAGCTCTGATTTTAATTAATTCCTTTTGAATATGGGTTAAAGAAGTTGTTTGTAAATACCCTTCTAATCCTAGCATTGCTTTATAAGCTGCTGAATCTACTGTTGCAATGTTTAATCTTGCGCTCATTATATTTATTTTTTGGTTAATTGATCTATACTAAAAGAATACCCTTGCTGAACAGCTAATAAGAGAGCTGCTGCACTTCCCACCCAGACTGAATAATCGAAAGGTGCCTTAGGCCCCAATGCTATAGCCATTGATACTGCAAAAATCAATAATAAGAGACTACTTCCATAAGCTGCTAATCTGGTTTTAAAACCTATAATCAACATCAATGGAAATAGAATTTCTAAACATGTGGCTGCATAAGCTGAGAAAGTACTCAACGCTTCAGGAAGAAAAAAGGTCAGCGATCTTGTATACTCTTCAAACTTGGTCATGTTTCCCCATGAAGAATTTTCTGCGCTCCACCACCCGAATCGGTCGGCTACTGCAGAAAGCATCGTTACAGAAATAGCTAATCTTAAAAATAGCTGTGGAAATTGATTTTGTGTATTTGTCATTGCATTAGCGTTTAATCACATGGCAAATTTCCGATATCTGATCCGTAAAAAACTTAAACTGGTTTAAGAACGTAATTTTGCTTTAATTTCACTTAAATATTCCGGGGTAAAACCAAGAAATGAAGCGATAAGATATTGAGGAATCCGTTGAATAAACCAAGGATATAATGTACTGAAATGAACGTAAAGCTCCTCTCTTGAATATTCCGCTATGTAACGGAGCTTCCTTTCAGAAGCCGCATAGGCTCTTTGATAGATAATTCTGAAATATTTTTCCATAACCGGATGTTTCTCCAATAATAATTCCTGACTTTTAAAATCAATGACAAGAATGGTAGATTTTTCTACGGATTGAATGTTGAAATCCGTCTGCAATTGTCTCTCGTAGGCAAACGTATCGGTAATCCACCAATTTTCTATGGCAAACTGAGTGGTATGTTCTACCCCTTTTTCATTAATAAAATATTTTCTCAGGCAGCCTTCCACCACAAAATACATGTTCCTGCAAACTTCAGCCTCCAGCATCAGATTTTGCTTCTTCTTTACCTTTAATACTTCAAAAAATGAAAAAATTGACAGATACTCATCGTCAGATATAGTAATGAATTTATTTAAATGTGCTTTGAAATTATCCATCTTTAGAATTGAATACTCAAACTTAACTTTATTTTTTTAGTTTTACAATGACAAAAATATTAAATCATGGAAGTCATTGCCAAAATACTGATCGCTGTTGTTGCATTAGAACACCTCTATATCCTTTGGATGGAAATGTTTGCATGGGAAACCAAAGGCAAAGAAGTTTTCAAAGCCGCTCTCCCTGCAGAAATGTTCAAACCCACAAAAGGTTTAGCAGCTAATCAGGGATTATACAATGGTTTTCTGGCTGCCGGATTGATCTGGTCTTTTTTTATTAAAGATCCGCAATGGCAGGATAATATCGCTTTATTCTTTTTAGGATGTGTGGCAGTGGCTGGAATATATGGTGCCGTTTCTGCTACGAAAAAGATATTTTTTGTTCAGGCGCTACCTGCAATATTGGCTATTATTGCTGTTTTACTGAAGTAATTCTATTCGTCATATTGTACAGATTTTTCTAAAAATCATCTGCGTGATCAAAACACTTTTATCGGTAATGGTAAGGGGAAATTTACCATGAGTACATCACTTCATAACCTGACTTAAAACCAGCTTCTTAGGCCTTCAAAAATCCATTTAAAATAAAATTCGTAAATTTGCAGCGTCGTAAAAAACTGATACACAGGTTTTTTATAATATTCCGCATTTTGATGAAATGTAGGAATTCAAGTTGTTCTGTACACATATCTTTTATTACCTCATCAGTAATTTAATTGTAGAATCCATGTAAAAGATTAATTTCTTTTTACACATGACACTCTTTTTCTAGAGTAAAATCTATTGAAATATTTAAAATAAACATAAGGCCATTTGCTTTATGTTATTATTTTTTGCTAGAAGCTTTTATCATTATTAGCTCGGCAAATTATTTTGTACGCTCGTCACCAAAAGAACAACACCAAAAGTTAAATGTTTAATCATGTAATTGTATACAATATGGTATAGCAATTATTAATTGAAAAATTCTGAATATGGAAAAAAATGAAAACGGTAGAAAAGTAAAACTCAAAGTTGAAGATCTGACTATTATTTTTGGTAAAAACAAAGAAAAAGCACAGGAACTTTTAGACAAAGGTTTTTCCAAAAAAGAAATTCTTGAAAAAACAGGTTGCACTGTGGGAATCAACAAAGCAAGTTTTGAGATCTATGAAGGGGAATTCTTTGTTATCATGGGATTATCCGGAAGCGGAAAATCCACATTGCTGCGTTGTCTTAACAGGCTGAATGAGCCTACTTCGGGAAAAGTATATATCAATGATGATAATATTACCGGTAAAAACAACAAAGAGCTTCTGGAAGTAAGAAGAACGGAGATGAGTATGGTATTTCAAAAATTTGGATTACTGCCTCATCACAACATCTTAGATAATGCAGGTTTCGGGCTTGAGATCAGAGGAGAAAGTAAAGCTTCCCGCGATGAAAAAGCACAGAAAGCTCTGGATATTGTTGGATTAAACGGTTTCGAAAATCAGTATCCTTCCCAACTTTCGGGAGGAATGCAACAGAGAGTAGGATTAGCAAGGGCGTTGGCCAATGATCCGGAAGTATTACTTATGGATGAAGCTTTCTCTGCGCTGGATCCTTTGATAAAATCTGAAATGCAGGATCAAATGCTGGAACTGCAAAACACTTTACAAAAAACCATCGTCTTCATTACCCATGATCTGGACGAAGCCATTAAAATTGGGGATCGTATCGTCATTATGAAAGATGGTGTCATAGAACAAATAGGAACCGCAGAAGATATTTTAACCAATCCGGCAAGCGATTATGTAAAAGCATTTGTAGAGAAGGTAGACCGTAAAACAATTATTACCGCCAGATCTTTGATGTTCGATAAAGCTACAGTAGTACGTTTTAGAAAAGATGGTCCCGAGGGAGCCTTACGAAAAATGAGAGCTACAGGGTTAGAAAACCTGCCTGTTGTTGATTTTCAAAATAAATTTCTTGGTTTTGTAACGCTTAATGAT
This is a stretch of genomic DNA from Chryseobacterium tructae. It encodes these proteins:
- a CDS encoding aldo/keto reductase yields the protein MQKKTYAGQPVVTLNNGVDIPALGFGVWQMEDLKECENAVIKAIQTGYRMIDTAAIYQNETAVGTAVKNSGVDRDELFITSKVWVQDHGYEKAKSAFQRTLNRLQMDYLDMYLIHWPYGDFLGTWKALEELYQEGKIKAIGVCNFTIEKLEELKANSTILPVINQIELHPVFQQKELQVYDRENNIVTQPWSPLGNGNADLLNNTDLKAIAEKYGKTVAQVILRWHLQEGFVVIPKSVTPSRIEENFNVFNFELTADEINIVRSLDTGKRLFFDPKDPEWEQKMLKSVADI
- a CDS encoding metallophosphoesterase family protein yields the protein MIQIAVFSDIHGNLPALEVVLKDIEQRGISQRFCLGDLVDFAPWGNEVIERIKSLNIPCILGNHDERIAFDLPVFPLSKHSEEETEARFIAIDHSKKHITEENKKFLSELPFHLKLNYKIGNKHWNIQLVHSSLESNDTYLYESENDEVFMNILEDSKANVVIMGHTHLSFTKQFENKKWAINCGSVGRSKEENRLASYVILTLDEEKIIPEMVQLSYPIEETARQIKESGIPNYYADFLRNKEILVK
- a CDS encoding GNAT family N-acetyltransferase, with product MEEYTFNKIAQDSEIPYELLLLADETVEAINQYIFNCDIYLLHDGTENIAVMALYKNSDTELEIKNIAVIESYRSKGIGSILMNKAKEIARDHHYKILSVGTSDTGFQQIRFYEKNGFKKTGIREDFFIKNYPSPIYENGIQMRDMIILEYILL
- a CDS encoding putative quinol monooxygenase; the protein is MKIHLTAVIKAKEEHRSEVAEVLQNMVKETRKEEACELYTLHQGIEDKNHFVFYEIWKSEEGLAQHNEQPYIKAFGALINEKLQEKPQIYMTNLI
- a CDS encoding GNAT family N-acetyltransferase, with amino-acid sequence MKNILETNRLFLRELTTEDADHFYELNSNPNVIQYTGDSSFENVEEALAFLKNYRDYHENGYGRWAVIDKSNTEFLGWCGLKYDKFKDETDIGFRFFERNWNKGLATESAAGCLKYGFDKLHLKKIVGRAMSENIASIKVLQKLGLTFDKEFDFNGQKGVMYSVERSK
- a CDS encoding NAD(P)H-dependent oxidoreductase, which encodes MKKVLIINGGQNFGHSGGKYNQTVAENTLSVLNEFDNVEVKITNVSEGYDKHEEVEKFVWADYIIYHTPIWWFQLPNGLKKYIDEVFTAGHARGIYMSDGRNAANPEINYGTGGMLDGRKYMLTTSWNAPATAFTLPGEFFDEKSVDDGPLFGFHRMNAFVSLEKMESFHFHDVEKNANIDRDMKLYRDHVKNVFEKELKSELVS
- a CDS encoding alpha/beta fold hydrolase, encoding MKKANLFIFLLMSVLGLAQLQKVKIDTLLTPEIGGIKQAIDIKTNDSDKPVLLFLSGGPGSSMRKNAESFTTLLKDKFTIVQWDQRDAGKTLELNPSPVQPSVDLMGKDTYQVINFLRKELKQEKIYLLGSSWGNALGFYIVRNHPELLYAYFAVNPVVSQLTSEKELLNILKDHFKGDPVASKELASVQIPFKVDEDLFYLRKWLFYKDGKQYVTGDDFKKGFLQWSKTWSPAWNEVMNIDLPKTLKKVECPIYFFVGKNDIQTSTRITTEYFQKVKAPEKDLFLFEKSGHQIHKDEPEKFQNVIIQTLK
- a CDS encoding LysR family transcriptional regulator; translation: MVNLEWYRTFKAIYKTGTLTGAADALFISQPGVSLHLGSLEAYVGYKLFDRTGRKMIPTERGKVLFNAIAEPLTKLEDVEKNFQKSTEKHTPTISVGMCFETFQTTLEQYVSSLPFNLIISFGEYPEMLDQLDKGILDLIITPKKGSSPNIEHEAFSSEQIILVGGKDVDTESFKKVLKTKDAEQIEAWLKNEKWYGTTGDMEHLFQFWTLNFGHKPNFRPNYIVPNLNSIIRCLKGGSGLAVVPDFLCKNAIESGEVKLIWEGKKKLENTLYFGCRKKTNYQSEIEHIKELFRKVMGKD